The following nucleotide sequence is from Pseudoliparis swirei isolate HS2019 ecotype Mariana Trench chromosome 7, NWPU_hadal_v1, whole genome shotgun sequence.
CACAGCCAGGAACCCTGTTCCAAAGAGAAGCAGGCAGTGCAGAGGAGTGTGTCTCATCTCTGGTTAAAGTTATCTAACAATCAGTATCATGACTTCATTGGTAGTTAAGAGCATATACTGACTGAAATGGATATATTTGTCCTTAATGCATGCGTGTGTCTGAGGTAGAGGGATAAACGTTCTTCTACAATGACGTGATATTAaatctctcttctttttctgaCCGCCTGTCTTGCCAAGATTATTTACGACATTCATCAAATATGTATAACTCTTCTCCCCTTTAATACCATCTCCTGCCATCGTTCCATCCTATACTTAAAATAGAGCAATGGACGGATGACTCTCTTACACTGAGAGCGATGGATGAGCGATGATTCATAGAGCAGTTCACtcctgcttttatttatttcattttctattTGTCGACATTTTAATAAGCGCTGGAGACTGAAAGACGTTTTCCAAAAAGTGCTTTCAAATCATTTCCAAAATGATTTGACATCTTTTGCCAGAGTTCCCAgtaaatgagcttccaatggGCAGTGAGGTGGGGATGGACGTCCACAGCAGCTTGATGCCGAGCGGAGCTCCCGGCTGCCTGCATGTATTCCTGtgtatgacctctgacctcttggCTTTGTGGTAGCTTCAAGCAGCTGTTGCTCACACCTGTCTAATTTAGTCCTGCGGTATTGGCATTTACGACAAGGAGTTAACActccttgtatatatatatatattaatgccaTGCCACTAATTATGAACAGTATCCTTTCCTGACTTTAGTGAAGCTTTCCCGCATGTGCACTTCTCCTTGTCGTGCACCGTGTGTGTTTACTCTCTCCTGACAGCCGGCTGCAGAcggtgatcacacacacacctttgtggTATTCCTGTTTGAGCAGCTGCAGCTCACAACGGAGGCTGCTCTCCGCTGAGGTCTCTCTGTCACCGAGAGTGGGTCCTGAGCGTTTGGGCCGCTCCGCCCGGCTGCGGTGGGTCTGATCTCGCCGGGCCTCAAGCTGCTCCACACGGGCCTCCAGAGCCCGGAGCCGGGCAGCTGATCTAGAATCAGCCTCTAGCTGAATGCAGAACACACAACTAACATTTAGAAACGCGCAGCACTGCCTGGCAGTTTATAACCCCGATGACGTGTATGTGACACGTCCTGAACATTGTATTTAATCCTGATGTCAAGGTGCTGCTTGTGACATTTCattatatctttatttaatcAGGCAGTGACATTGAGACCTGAGAACAATAAACATTCACAAGAACCCAATTAGCAAAATGGAGAACACAACTACACAATAAATGGGAATTAAAAGAGTGaagaatcattaaaaaaaacctaaCATCATAAAGTGTAAAGCTCTCTCAGAGGGCATTTTATTCTTAATTCACGATGATACTCGGGGACTAACTGAAGCGTTGATGGGGCTGCATGATAGTGCAGTGATTATGACGTCATGCTGCTGCTCTATGGAGGCCGGTTAGCTCAGATGGTTAGAGCGTGGTGCTAATAACGCCAAGGTCATGGGTTCAACCCCCATACTGGCCAGGACTATCTTTTCACATTTACTCTGTGAAAGAATGTCgtattctaaaaataaatagcCTGGATTGAAAATGCAGCAAAGAAGTTTGTATGTGTGGAGGTGGATAATTCCGTGTACTTGGTCTTTTCTGCGTTTAAAACTAGTCTGTGACTTAAGTGTGATAAGAGTGATAATTGTAAATCATCAAAGTCCTTCTGAAGATGAGTCAGCGAGGGGAAGCTGGTTCGACGGAGTGGTATCAGCAACAATGGATGCAGTTCTTCCTGTGAGGTAACAGCGGAACCAGCATAGCCTGTAGCTTGTGGTGTAAGATGTTGAGAGGTCAAGGATTTTTGCTAAGAAATGAAGCGTAGTTGTTGAAATCGGAGACATCCCCACTTTTGTGTAAAAGTACTTTAGTAATTAGCTTTACTAACGGGCATGAATCATGCCCGTTCAAAAGGTTTGGCTAAAAACGTGACCTCATCCTATTAATTGAGCCCTTAGATGAAAATGATTGGGCTCAATATGATCTTTATCAGTATTGTTTTGCATGCGCCTAACCTAAGATGAGCTTTGTTGTTATCTGCACTGCTTCACTAAAAGATAATTTGTCAGAAGAAGTTGCGAAAGCTTTCCAAAGTCTTACCCATGTTACTTTTGATAACTGTACATGTGTAATTAATGTAACAAATCAAAAGAGGCAAAGACACAGAATACAGACATATCATGTCTGAATATTACCTGCTTATTACCTGAATGGTAATATTGTGAACGTAATTGCGTGAGCTGCTGGTCAAACGATGACAACAGACCCTCCGGTACCTTGTTGTCCTGCAGCTGTGTGCGGCGCTGCCGGCTGCTCGCCGCACGCGTCTGGGCCAAGCTGCGGAACTGTTGGTCTGTCCGCTCGCTCAGAGAATCCGCCTTCTCCTGGGCCTCCTGCAGGTCACCTGACATCCTGCAACGCCGTCACCAATAGCAACAAGAAAAACGCAGACGGCTTTTAGTTTGAAAACACACTGGCGGATAAAAATAGCTGCGAattgcatttttcttttcaaactcggAACTGAAGGCGTTGCAATGCTTACTGTACATGTAGGCCATCTATATACAGCTCCGACTGGGTGCTTGGCTCGGGAATAAGAATGCATCTGTTTCCATAACCAATACTTCACGGTGGTTGAAGGCGGCTGCAGCAGAACATTGTTACTTTGAGGTCGAGTGCTGCTGCTATTTCGGCTGAGAGACACAAACTCTCCTTCTTGTGGTGGAACGATGCTGCGTGAACATTTAAGAAACGCCTGATGTTGATCTTATGGCTCTTTTTGTAGATCTGAACACTGTTCACACATCTTTCCTCcttttatatatcatattggACTGGGTTGCCATTTATATAACTGTATGCATCTCACATAACTTACATAAGCCTATTGGGACAACAATGTTAAACAAAATGTCTCAGATGAAAGCTGCTACCTGAGACCTGAGTGAAATATGATGTGGGCTGGAGTGTGACATAACACACAATAGGCAGCGTCtcatcaacattttattttatatgctAAACATGTCGGAAGCTCAATTTAATTGACTTTCTTCCCCAAGGGGAGAAAATCAATGAAGCAAATGCCAggactgtttgtgtgtctgtttgcctGAAGTACAAACCTGATGCTCCTGCTACACATTATTGTATCTATTCAAGCAGAGACGCCTCATTTATAACGCTGCGCTGGCAGGCCGATCATGCtcatgttgactgttgattggcCCAGAGAGTCTAGAGCAGCGGTCcacaaactaaggcccgcgggccagatacggcccgcctccacatttggccccgccccctgaacaataccagagacgcattctgattttatttatttattcatttttcagtctggccacgcagatcctcgactagccgctgtcaaatagaacggaataatggcgaaaaggtTCGGTAAGAGAAACATGGATTCAGAATGCATTTGAGTCAGAGATTCTGCTCCGACAACTAAGCAAAACGTTTACCTGTTAAGAACAGAAAGTTAATGTTCAATACACTTTCTTCTGTGCAGAACCCAGAGAGGGTTATTTggttatttatttcatgaatagtgttatttatttcctgactttttttctgTGATAAACCCAGagagggttattaatatttggttatgtggctttctggaaaacaatacatgtttacatttaggcaccctgtGATCGTCACACttgttctgttacaaactgacccctgaccccatcagagaagggaacagttatgtggccctcacaggaaaaggtTTGGGGACCCCAGGTCTAGACTTCAGGACAGCTGACTTGACCGTGTTAGATGAGCTTTTAGAATCTGTCGTTCTCCATGGAGGTTATTGTAAATCGGCCAGTGTGCTGAGGTTTGATTGTGTTTTTGAGCTGAAACTTCAAACTCGTGCGAGTTGTTTGTTCGTGGCTCTCACTGTGAGGAGAAACTGTGGGAAACGGGCCCAAATACTGAATGTCAGGTGCGTCGGCATCACAGAGGAGGGTTTTAAAGTTGTTCTGCTTTTGAGGAATTGGATAACGTGCTTAAAGTTGTGGATCATAAAATCCGAGAGCTGATACGGTTTTAATTTGCTGTTTCACAAAATGCCAGGAGGATGCCAAATCCACTGAGTTTGTGAAAGATCCTCGGAAATCAGCTGTTTGCGTGGAAATTAATTAGCAACACAGAAGACGAGGTTTAGAGATGGAATAGCAAGGAGCCCTTCGATAGCTGGATATAATATTGGTATGTACCTTTTGTGGTTATTATTCTATCTGGCTTAGAAACGGACAATGTTGCCTTTCCTCTATATTCACATGGTCAGTGACCCGGTTTCCATTACAGATATcctataataacaaatataattcTAATTTTCCACCATAATCAAACTATATCCACTCTTGCTGCCTTCTGAGTTAATTTTTCAAATAGATTAGTAAATCCACTTGACTAGCAGCTTTGCTCTGCCTCATGCGTTGGGATGGTCATGACTCAGCTAGAGAGTTAGGGCTGACTGGGACATTATTTGATAAGTTAATTAGTAACTCATAGATTACTATATTTGAGTCTGGGCAGAATGAAAAAGGGAACAATTGTTTCTTGCTGAAAGGCAAATTAGCCAAGAAGATGTCCATATTTCCAAATCACAAGCAGCAAACTGAAAAAACATTAAAGTCTTCAAGAAAATAAAACCTGGGGAAGAGGGAGAAACACATGTTAAATTCAAATTTACGTCAACATACATATCTGACATTTTTACAGGAAGACTAAGACAATCATGCTTGTAATGTACATAAGCACCACTGTGCACCGAGGCCAGCCCTTGGGAGCAAACGCAAAAGTAAATCAAACAAATACACGACATGACATTTGAACAAGTAACATAGGAGTTTTGGGATTGTGCTTCCTCTTGAACTAAAGGCCTAATTACCTGGTTTCCAGGAGTCTAACTTGTGTCTGCAGGTCAGCCAGAGAGATCTTGTGTTCCTGTGAATGTTCTGCCACCGAGGCCTCCAGCCTCCACAGGTCGTGATGGAGCTGGAAAAAGAAAACGCACAAACGCACAATGTCACGTGACGCTGGAGCATCTTGTGCTGCCGGCGCCGCACGATCTGACCTTTGGCCTCCGCAGCTTCTGCTGAGTCGAGCTGATCGAGCTGCTGCACAGTAACAGTGTTGACCCACTTTCTCTGCCTTTTCAATTATCTTTATGGCACATGCTTGACCACTGCTCCACAGCTAATGCGCCGCCATTACAATGATTTATCCCCCGGTGCAGCCAACACAACCGAGTGCAGGCTCCGCGTGAGGCCAACGTGGTCGAGGGCAGTTGTGGTGGGCTTTGGATTTAGTAAAGTGATGGAGAATTGTAACGTTTGTCCTGATCCAGTGTTTTCgtactttgtattatttttcatcttgtgaagaaaatgtgactttaaagtGCAGTAAAAGCTGTTTATGGAGAGACCTTGAAATCCCATATTTCTCATTTCAGAGTCTGTGGTAGCGCCACCTGACTTTACTTCATGCAGTCTCACTCGGCGGCAGGAAGCTCCAACTCTCATGCCAAGCAGCCAGCCATCCTCTTCAGGTAAACACGGAACACCCTCTGTGCATATTGACAGATTAGTATTTCCTTTGTGCAAGcagcatttaaataaatgtaatagcCCTTGTATTAACCAAATAAATGAACACACAAGAACGTAATTCCTTAGATTTGAGGCTGGAGTATTCAAACGAACCCCGGACTTAACACTATCTCAAGATGGTGAGGTGAGGATAGGTTAGGGTTGTATACTTAGTGTAATACGCCATCATCTAAGAATAATGAGAAGATAAAGCGTGAAGCGATGTAGATTTGTCTTTGAGTCTATACTGAGGTACTTATGGGCTTTGTGCTCAATACGACTGCCAGAATACTCCAAATGATAATGCTGACGTTGAACAGTTAACATGTTGATTATCTTAGTTTAGCGTGTAAGCATGCTAATGCTTTCTAATTAGTAATGAACTTGGGATTGAATGATGAAAAGTGTCAAATTGATGCTATCAATGAAGTCAAACCAAAGTTAATCCATCCAGCAGTTGCTGCCTCTGGGAACCATGAACATCTGTATCAATGAACGGTCATCCATGTTATAGATGTCGAGACatggcacacaaaaaaaggtcAACCTGCGAGTGCCACGAGAGGAGAAGACGGGATGACCAGCTTCATTACGTTCATGTTCTGAGGGCCATGTCTGAAATAAATGGGATACTATGCAGCTGTTATGGTTACAAATATGCAATGTACCATTTAAGCGTTGCAATATTCTAGATATTTGAATGTTTTCTCCTGCGTAATTCTGACAAGTTTTAATGTCTTGAATGTTACACAGATGAGGCATAGTTGTATGTCCAAGTGTGTATCAAAGAAGTAACTTCTGATGAAGATTATTTCTGGGAGTGGTGCTTGGAGACTTTTTATATCGGGTATAAAGTGATGCCATACTCTCTGTCGCCGCCGCTCACCTTGACGTGAAGCTCTTTGAGCCGCGTGTCCTCGGCTGACCGGAGCTCTGCCGTCTCCTGCTGCAGTCGAACCAGCCGCTGCTCGGCGCCGCTCATGTCGGCGCTCAGCGTGGCGATGCTGGCATCGCACCTGACATGGGAAGCAGAGAGGGGCCCCGGAATGAGGGGAGCTGAATGTGAGGAAGTGGGAAATCAAGGAGATGAGCAAAAACACTGGAGACAACGGGGAGAAGCTGCTTTATGAAGCACGTGCAGTTCAGACGGGAGACAAACGGGCAAACGGGCaggccatctgcctgatggtggaatatgccgactaccaactcttcatccactctgtcatcttcattgtgttgttcctgtgttttaattagtgtgtaatgattccttctggtcacatgacatctatgacacctgtccatcctggagagggatcctcctctgttctctcctcaagggttctgacgttttaccctgaagggttgtttgggagttgttcctgatcccatgtgaggtcaaaggtcaaaggtcagggatgtctatgtgtacagattgtaaagcactctgaggggaatttgtaatttgtgaaaatgggctctacaaataaactgaattgaattggaaagAAATCAGACAGATGCCCATATGAGTCATTTCCAAGGCTAATGTTTCTAATTTTGTCTTCTAACGGCGGCCAGAAGAAGGCTCTGCTGAACCATAAGAGCTTCCATCAACAGGTTCTCTGTTGAGTTTATGTAATATGATAAGGCTTATTGTCAGCGTCTTCCTTCCTGTGCTACATTTAAGATGCCATCACTAAACCAGTAAACACTCTCCCTCCCCTTCTCTATCAGGGTTACTGTGTTCACCTCAACAACCAAAGCTAAATACTATTCATGGAGAAGCCCAGTGTGAAATGAGGGTTATTCCCCTTTAGACCATGACAGTGCTTCCATGAAGGGTTTCACAGAACAATATAACAGGTCATTTAGTTGAGTAGTTGAGGTTTTCCTCCAGCTTTCATTGGGCCATAAATCATCTGTTTGTTGAGTAACATCCCGAGGCTCTTACCACCGATCTCTTAAACACCACGGAGGAAGCAGGCCAGCTGTGAAATAAGATCTTCACAACATTCAAAACGTGCAAAAACACCAATCTAATGATGATGGATCTCTTCAGCAATCCAATCTAATCAATTGGATCTGCACAGGCACCAAATAATGAACACGTGCTAATCAGCAGCTCGAGCGTTTTAAGTCAAtacctgtaacagtttagctccacgccttcctttttgtaatagttgttttcatcctgtcacaccatctcgtcagtccaactcccctcacctgcctctgatcacctcgttagtccctcattcccttcacctggtcctcacgcccttctcacctgcagcccatcccctcgttagtccctcactatttagctccctcacttccacttgtcctctgccagattgtcttgtgttttcgtgccaagttctccagcgttataagaatatattcctgacctgcctgttctgaccctgcctgcctgccatgttctctgattctctgccctccccctttttggacttgtttgcttcttcgactgatctcccggttttgacccagcctgtttccaaccaaagacagtattctttgttactc
It contains:
- the fam81b gene encoding protein FAM81A, producing MSHRLKLQPYQNPNSPGVSEGGLRSQERTLAALLDQASRIQRDVAAGLQVEALPRKLLESHILTMTHIVKQLSTDIQALQRQMAQRDSITSGTAMAVRSLDQKSVAVIGDLRGRVARCDASIATLSADMSGAEQRLVRLQQETAELRSAEDTRLKELHVKLHHDLWRLEASVAEHSQEHKISLADLQTQVRLLETRMSGDLQEAQEKADSLSERTDQQFRSLAQTRAASSRQRRTQLQDNKLEADSRSAARLRALEARVEQLEARRDQTHRSRAERPKRSGPTLGDRETSAESSLRCELQLLKQEYHKGFLAVHAAIKSLRQIGDIKSRLDKEKLQKDISDVCGKLAR